Part of the Anopheles gambiae chromosome 3, idAnoGambNW_F1_1, whole genome shotgun sequence genome is shown below.
GCGGCCTCTAGCTCCGAATCGAGGGTCTGTTCGTTCACTGTACCGTACGCACCGCTGTAAACGGTCGACAGGAGCTGATCCTGTTCGGCGTACAGTCGCTTCAAGCGTTCAAAGTCCTTGCGGAGCGTTAGCGCACGCTTGCGCGCGTGTACAACCATCTCCTCGCGGAAGTGGTCCGCCTCCTGGTCCATGGCGGTGCGGGACAGTCGCGCCACAAACTCTTCCTGCTGGGCCGCTTTGAACTGGTTCGACACGATGTCTAGCTTGAGAATGATCTGAAATTTGACAAGCAAAAGAAGGTGTTCGTTAGCGATGCAAAGCCTACTGTTTGATGTGCGGGAAGAGTATGAGGAGATTCCATCAACGTACTTCACGAACCTTAACCAGCTCGGCACGGGCACTCTCGGCTTGCTGATCCTTTTCAGCCGTTATCGGTCGCCTAAATACACCACCATTCGGGACGGTTCCATTACCAAGCATCACCTCATTCGGTAAGGGTGGAGGTGGTGGCTGTGGTGGCGGTACCGTAACTCCCTGCTCGACTCCACCCCTCTTGGCACTGTTTAGCAGCTCAACCCAAGCCTCCGCCGTCATCAGCCGTGGACCGGGCGTCGTACTTTCGAGCGCGCAAATTTCCTCGTCCAACCGACGGTATGCTTCGACGAACGATTCGGACTGCTTCGGCAGGAACGCTGGTGGCTGGTGAAGGCCGTACTCCCCGTCGGTATCCATTACCGGGGTCGGCGGATGCCCCGCTGGCACCGATTCCTCAAGCACAACGGACGATGAACATCCCATGCCGGTGTGCATCACCGTACGCGAACCTGCTAGTCGCCGTCGAATGTTGGCCAAGAACGCCCGAGGAAGGACCATCCGGCCAGCGTACAAGTTGTGCAGCAGGTGTGCGCCTCGTTTCGCTTCCAATTATCGACTGAATGGTCGGTGTGGGTCGTCCTTGGGTTTTCCCGCCTTGCCTGTGCAATCACGTTCACATTCATCCGAAATGTCCGCGAGTGAGTGATGTGAGGGCAAACCAGCAGCACGGCGAGTGTCAGCACGATACGACCACTACAGCGGTTGCTCTTTAAGCTCGACACCTTCCAGGGTATGTGCGGTAGGTGGTCTTGCCGGCGTTGCGTGCTTATCTAACTCGTTTCATCGCCCACCACAATCGCTCCAAACGACATATTCATCGTATTAACAATAACGTTATCCCCGCATGACATCGCACAAATCGAGCCGCCGCACGATACACAACGATTCGAAAGCGATTTTATGCCAGCCCATCGCGTCCCGAAACAGTATCCCCCTTCGGGGATGATTAATTTCGGATTCAGTAAACGGTCGTGAACGTTCCTGACCCCAACCGCGAAGGAAAgggcacacacagacaatGGTGATGAACGAATAATGGGAACGGTTTTCCACCCCGTAAGGACCTCCAACGCCAGCTGTTGAAAGAGGTGTCTGCTGTTTGCGGCATCGATAGTACACGATTGCTAccatttgtatgtgtgtgttctccCCTTTTGTACCGAGAGTGAAAGGTCCTGGTCCGATTATTTCATCACCCCGGCCTGGGCGCGTTACTGTCAAAAGCGAAGGTCATTGGCGGGAAACAAAGCGGTTTCACTCATTCATAAGGGTTCGTGAATTATTACAGCTAACCCCTCCGAGGGCGCTGCGCGCTATATCACAACGTAGACGACCTCAATTCGCACTTTTTATGCTCATAAGACCTCTTATCATTCTCTTTATTAAACTATCGGCCGGATACCTTGTATCCCgcaagagtgtgtgtttttgttttcctatcAAGTTCTAACCGACTGTTCTAGCACGATAGGGAGAGCGAACTGCTGCATTCTTTCGCTTTCCTTAAAAACGCAAGCCTTATAATGCGTTCGTTTagccttgttttgtttttgcctaATCAAACTGTGTTTTGCACTATATTTACAGTGGAAAAAGTGGCTAATAGTGTCCTGCTGCCTGTTGTTATTGAGGATAAGTAAGGACACGGGCGGGCACGTACATCGGTACGTCCTTTTAACTACGTTCCCAGCGTGTAATATCATTTTAACTGTGAGAATACTTAAGGAAAAAGTGGCGCAAAACCACGTGAGGAGGTTGTAAGGAAGCCATATTGCTACGGTAGAAACGAACCAATACTCTTTTACTTCTCCTATGCTGTGTCTCCAATTGCCAGTGGattcatttccttttcattttaaataatatttcacCTACTGTGAGCATCAAACTACTGCTCCACTGCAGCTAGCCTGGGGCATAAGGGTACtttaaataagtaaataattcACAAAAATATCCTAACCGTAACGGAGTGGGGGCCCCCTTAGGGTATTGCAATATCCACCTGTGcacattttttcttttgcctAGTGTAAGCGTGCTAGTACgataaaacagtaaaaaataaacaataccaacaatgaacggaaagcTAAACAATAAAACCTCACACTGATCAGCCTTATTTCCCAACGCCCCCATTCCCGAGCGCTATTTGGCGGGCCCGCGGCAAACGATCACAACAGCCGGCTGCAGCTTGGCTCCGTCCACAGCTGGAAGATCCGCTTCCGCTCGTTCGCCAGCTGCGTAAGATCACAGGAATGACTAAGACAGCGCAGGGTGCCCAGATACGCTTGTTTTAGCAGCTGCAGCCGCCGGACGATGCGGTCCCGTTCGCAGGCATTGTCCGTTGCCCGGCGCCAGTCGAGCAAGCTTAACCGGATGCCGTCGGACAGTTCGCGCTTGAGCATTACCAGACAACCGGTGCGCGAGGCTGcgttctaaaaaaaaaaagaggaagaaattgAATTTGAGCATAAACTGCAATCAAAATCATACCACCGTTACTTACCACATCGGAACAGAGCAAAAAGTAGGCATGCAAACGTTCCGCCGGCGTGAGGTTGGACAGGATGAAGCCGATCAGGTTCGGTACGTTGATTTGCAACGTTTCGGGGAAGATACGACTGTCCGCTTTTCTGTAAGATAAATGAAGCACAATCAACACTTTAGACGCTTGTTCAACCCCGCGGAGCGGTTTATCTCGAGCGCTTATCGCGCTTACCTTCCGCGCGGAAAGATGATAAGCGACGGGAAGACATCCATCGTGTACTCCCAGGGCAGATCGTTCAGCTCGCCATCGATGCGCACGAACCACAGGCCCGGCTGATGGCGCAGCATGTGCGACACGGTGAGCAGATGGTGCGCTTGGATGTAGCAAAAGGCACACTGGGCGGAGTAGAAGCTAACCACGACGGTACGGTTCGATTCGAGCACCGTGCGCTGGAAGTTGCTCGAGGTAATCTCCCGCACCCGGCGGTAAGTGGGCGCGGTAGTGTGAGCTCGCTCGGGGGGTGGCGATGTGGGAGTAGGCTCTGGCTGGGATCCGGCCTTTGTCTGCTTGTTTGTCGCTTCTACGGTTTGTTTTCGCTGCTTTGACTCCGCTTCCGCCTTCGCTCTAGCCTCGGCAAGCGCTTTCCTATGCGTTTCAAGGTAGCCCCGCTCCTGCTCCACGTACCTGTCCGCGTTGAacgcgtgcgtgtgcgcgtaGGTCGTGGCTTTCGAGCGCAAAAATCGCTGCACCGATCGGTTGTAGTAGTCGTGCACGAATTTCGACAGTGTGTGCAGATTGATCGGATCCCGCAGCGCGTACGCCGACTCGTCGGTATGGTCCACGATGAACGCCACGGTACGGTTCGGTTCGTTCAGCACATCCACGCCCAGCCGCTCGCCGAGCGCGTGGTACAGATTGCTGTCCATGCTGAGGAAGGTGAGCGTTTTGTTGCCCTTGCAGGACAGTCCACCGATCGCGGCGTAGTAATCCATCGATTCATTCTGTCTTTCCGGTTCGGTGAAGAACACGTTCGTCTTTTCCGCTTCGGCCAGCTGCAACAGCTCACACTGACGGCGTACGCTTTGACGGGTAAGCAGCTTCGGACCACGGTAATCATGCTCGGCATCGATCATGGACGTTGTACTCGATTGCTCCTGTTCGTAGACCGTTTCCGCCTCATTGTGTCGTCGTCCGGTACATGCGTCACGTGATTGCCACATAAGGCTAGGTTTGCGGGGCCCTTCCGGTCCGAATGCACCACACTCTTCGTGCTTGGCGCAGTCCATCGCCGGCGCTATGTCACAGTACTCCCCTGCCGACGATGGTTTTCCCCCACCGACCGGCTTACCGTCGACAAACTTTGACGTATTGAGCACGTTCACAAACGATACCGAGACGGTCGATTTGAAACCATCTTTGCACCGATTGCGACGATTCCCGGGTGACGATTCGTCATCATCCTCGCCGTCCTGGGACGGATGGCGGCCGAGTACACGCGCACAGTGCTCCCGTTTCTGATCGTACCGTGCCACATTAGCGGCACGCTGTTCGGCAATGTACTCGCGCGCCATTTCCAGTATCCAGGCGTCCCCGGGACAGTTATAGTACTGCATGCTGAGCTGGCGCAGCATCATGTACGCATCGGAACTGTCCTCGTAGAGCGGGCGGGGGGTGAAAAGGATAAGTGCCGGCCCTTGGCGAAGGTATGGTTCGAGGGTGAAAGATTTTATGTTGCCGGGCGGGGATACCCACAGCGAGACCACGTGCAGTTGCTTCTGGATCCAGGCGTTTAGGTCTTGTGGTGTCCACCGGGGGCTATTTCCTTCGTATtcctttaaattaaaaaaaaaagaatcataaGATCGCTCTTTGTGACCTTTTAACAGCTAAAAAAGCGCTTACTATAGTTTCATTCCAGAGGTACAGGCGGATCGAGGGGACCATCTCTACGCCAAACAGTTGGGCAGACTCGCCCGTAACGACCCCGAACGAAACCTCCTGGAACGGATCCTTCTCGAGCCATTTCAGTGAGGCTTGATAGTACCGCTGGTAGATTTTGCTATCCAGGCTGACGTCTAAAAATGCAACCACCACCGCCTAAAAGTAAATAAAGGATTAAAGCAAGTTCCAGCTACTCCCCGGACGCCATACTCACATCCTTCCCGGTCATATGATCCATCAGATCACCCGGACTGGCGAACCGGTGCAGCGGCAGCATGAGCGACTGTACGAACCGCGACAGGGCGGCCGTCGTCCACGCCTCATGGTACTGCACGGCCAGCCCGCTCGGCTGATACGCCATTAGTACCGGCCACGACTGCACCTTGGTGTACCGCTGGCGACACTCTCCACCCGGCTGCCAGCAGTTAATGGCGGCAAAGTGTGCCTCGCGGTAGTACAGCTGTGCCACCTGCTCGTACGCATGGCGCGCGTACTGACTCTCCGCACACCACGGCGCGTAGTACAGTACGAGCGAAAGTTCCGACACGGAGACGCGCGTCTGGGTCGTACCGAGCGCCCCGGTCGGCCAATCGCTCACCAGCGAACCCTTCGCAAAGAATGGCACCGCCGGCGGTGCTTTCGACACCTTGGGCGGACTGTTCTGGATCGTCGCGTACGTCGTCAGTATCAGGGCCAGTATGCAGAGCGCCTCGCGCCCGTAAATGATTATCATGCTGATGCGATTGTACCGGCGAGTCTTCTCGTCCACGGTTGTGTGACCACCGCTCAACTGTCCGCCGTTATCACTCGGTTGTTCGAACTCCGGATCCGTCGCCGTTGCTGCCACGTTACCATTGCCCGCCGCTGGTGTCCGATCCGTCACTACGCTTGCGGCCGTTGTTCCGCTGTCCGCCGGGTTGTCATCGTGGAGCTGTTGTCGTTCCGGGGAAGCGGACGGTCCACTGGCTGCTCCACGCTGGCGGGGCTGTGCTTTGCGACCCGCCGAAGGAAACTGCTGACGTCGCAGCTGGCTGGCGCtgtgctgatggtgatggttgtgttgtgtcgGGTTGTTTGCCACAGCTAGCGATAACGTGCTTGGTGGAGGGGGCGAAGAAGACGACGTCGCAGacggtgccggtggtggtagtggagGACGTCGTCGCGCTGCTTCTTgaaagttgctgctgctgcaatctTCTGCTGACGGGTGGTCTGATGTTAGCGCATTCATAGGGAAGTGCTTTCATTCGCCTTGGTCGCTGATGTCGGAGCCCGTTCAGGTAGAGCCAGTACCACGTCATTACCCGCAGTCTGgagcgctgtgtgtgtgtgtccgcgcGCGGTTCCACTTGGCTCAAAACATTCTATTGTGGGTTTCTTGCTGCTGGCAGCATCACACACGGCCGTGGAACGAACGCGCACCTGCCTCGACGATATCCTTGCTGCTGGATCACGATTATCGATGTACGCTACACGGGCTGGCTTATTTCACTGGTCATGGTAGCATACGGTTTTTGCTAGGCTAGTAAATCCAATTATCCAGTTCTGTGTTCCCCTTTTTCTTCTCCGTAATCCAATTTGGCGAAACAAAATAAGAACAACACGCAGTGGCACGCACACAGCTGCACGTGCGGTGACAgacagtgtggccagattattttggcggttttcggtaggcgcatcaaaattttatcggtagttttcggtaggttaaaactcgaaactgAACTCGAGTTGAAAGaagtgaaagcgaaagaagtgttaaGCGTGATGtgtgaaggggggggggggggtacgcAAAATTAAAGTTCCATTTCAaaagaatatgcatccttCACTTAggatatggattagatttggttcagcggttacacaaatgaaggTCTTTCTGAAGTGTTGATCTGAAAATGGTACAAGGAATTCTAAACCAAAGAATAACTAAGAtgctcattctttttttttcagtggTGGCAAGTTCTTTTCCTTGGGGCTCCACGCGACCGCTTAGGGCCACTGCAGTGCTCCATTGGATACGATTTTATCGTACGTGCTGTAATTCGGTTTTCGCTGGattatttagattgatttgattgtttggctgaGTTTCATCGTTCAATGATTACAaaaaattgagattttttccttcaaacccaaatatatatacatcggtatttctggtcactttgcGCACAGGGCAGGCGAGcttttggcggccaccgtcgcaaaaccgtcgcaaaacgtcaaaaccggcgtcgcatgtactgcaaaccgacgtcgccagcgagcgaaactcgcaacgatttcaaggcgctggcgacggtcgtttttgacgttttgcgacggttattgacctttcgagtgagcttttgccctgcggaccagtgtggccagattatattggcagatttcggcaggagcactgttgagaacgcaaccatttaaccgtcttgtgtacgaccaaaaaactTTACGTAATcgtacaaccgcctacccgggtaggccatacaatttgtatggaagaatgatgttttttgtgattaaaagagtatatcttttgaatttgttgtaagatttgaatgaaaactgtcttataggttcataataatgttttataacatatCGTCGTCCCCCTaaacgttgaccggtggcagcgcaactgccacggcaagtccaggggtcggcacggctgcccacaacattttcataatcattttattattaaaatcatcccaatacccaagcgccacagattaagcttaaacgactggaaaatcaaatatctgtgattttcggtaggataaatggaaaatcagtagttttagggcggtcatctgtgaatcggtaggcatataaaaaatcggtatttctggtcactctggtgACAGACGTCTCGTGcgaaatttgacagttctctTCGTACGTTGCGTGAggataaaaactatttttcttttttttttgttggaaatgtAGATTAACCTTTTATCGCAAATAATTTCATTCTATcagtaataaaaaaagtgcaaagcttgtttaaaaaatattacaaagtcacatttttttatttcatttttatttcaatatggcAACGATCCAACCTCTTGTACACTGACATttgcattgtttacattcctTATCGAGGAAAAACAATAACCAGAAGCGGCGTTTTGCGGAAAATTCCCTCCAGCATTTAGAATGGAAGTGGAAACAACGAAACCCTGCTTCAAAAGCAAAGATCTCTCCGAGGTGAATCCCATGGGAAAGAAGCGACAGTGGAAATCGTTGAAGCAAATTTTGGCCCACGAGAAAACCCTGCCGTGGAAGGAGTCGGACATTACTTGTGAGTGAGGCAATCAGCTCATTTCCTCCAATTTCGCGTTTGTGATATTCTTTCTCGTATTTTTAGATTCATCAGTAAACGCTCCACCTTCGCTAAAGCCGGCGAAAAAGTATTCCGACATTTCCGGCCTGATTGCACCGTACACGGATCCACACTCGAAGCTGCGGTACCACAACGTGGAGGAGTACCAAACCATCCGCACCTTTCCGATGGACCTTACCGCCGGCTACTTGGCGCTGCGTGGTGCTACGAGTATTGTGTAATAGTGCTAGGGAACAGTTTTTATTAAGTATTAAATCTTCCTTTATTTTCGAAGATCTGAATTCGACAATCTTACAAACCTAACAGTCACCGATCATGATCCTTATTCACTTAAGCTTAAACCGGGAACAGACGCGTAAAAGTAGAGAAAATCGGTCCACTCCCAATATCACAACCGGGTTTCACAAAATGTATCACTCTTAAATCAGAGCGCTCGGGCGTAGCACAAGCTCTCCACCACCGTACACAGAACGCGGAAAATGGAAAGCACCGTCCTATTCTTTCGCGATTTCTTTTCCCGTTGTCTGGGACCCAGGGAACAGTCGCTTACATCGCTACAAACTAGTCTATCATACATGTGTAGGGTGGGGAAGGAAAGTAGCGGGCAATTAACCATCCATTCACCCAGTAGCATAGTCTTATCAGGTCCATCAGGGTGTTTTTAGAAGAAAACAGCAGTTAGTCACACCAGCTCTCCCCAAAAACGTCCCTACAGACTATGTTCGTACAGCAGATAGCTCTTCAGCTCGCTCGGTATGAACAGGGGCGGCACAAACTCGCCCAGATTCCGCCCGAACAGTCGGCGGTAGTGGGCACGGATCTGGGACTTGAGCTTCCGTGGGACTGAGGCGCGCTCCACCAGGAGATCGCGCTGCTCGTCGGTGAGCTGCTGGTTGCGGCGGATCATGCACGGGTCGAACTCTTCCGCTGCGTCCAGTATGATGCGAAAGGCGGCCGATTCGTGGTGCAGGTTGGAAAGGCAGTTGAGCAAACCGTCCGGATCGCGGTACTGGGTCTTCAGAATTACCTGTACGAGGAGGATAAGGCGTTAGGGAAGAGAGCTAGAGAACCTGAGCCTTGTCCTGACTTACCCTTGCACCGTATCGTAGCAGCAAATGCAGTTCTTGCGGCGTCACGTGCTCATTGCTGGCAAGCAGCTCGGCCAACGGTGGGCGCAGTATCGCATTGGTGGCCACATCTCCGACGACGCGAATGTTGGGATCGGCACCGTAAAACAAGAGCATCTGGTGagtagaaacaaaacagaacattATTACCTTTAAATCTAACCTTTTGAACCACCATTTTAGAGCACCTTCATGATCTCTACTCTGTTGGGAATATTGTCGGCGCAGGCCACATGCAGCGGAGACCCAATCACCGGGCTGCTACGGTTCACATTCGCACCATGCTCGAGCAGTATTCTCACCAGCACCGGATCACCCCGCAGGACGGCCAGATCGAGCGGGCTTGGCCGGTCCGGCTCGGGCAGCGGGGCTGGAATGTCCACCCGGGCGCCCTGTTTCAGCAGCATCGTGACGAGTGATGCATTTCCTAACAAAGTAACGATTATTAAACATAATAAGACATCATTAGAATGCGATGATCGCGGAGGAATTGAAGCAACAAGATCGTGCTGTGTCCATGAGCCAAAAAGCAGGTAAAGCGAATGACcgaaaataaaaggaaaagtgGACCAAAAAGCAGATTTCGATCTCGAGTAGTAAGTCCGTCAATCGGTCCCAATGAAAGATAGAACGACATACCACCGAAAAGATCTAATCCTAGCCATCCCCAAAAGCCGCAAGTTAAGCCAACGCATTCGAAAGAAAAGAACCATCATTAACAAACCATCATCCAGCACAAAAATGCCTCAAACGTACCTGATAGAACGGCATAATGCAGCACGGTTCTGTAATCATTCCTAGCATCCGTCATCGCATTCACGTCTGCACCgtagtgcagcagcagcagcaccgaatCAATGTTACCGTTCGTCCGAACCGCGCGCATCAGTGGCGTAATGCCCGACCGGTCACGGGCCTCCGTACTAGCGCCGTACGTAAGCAGCAGCTCCAGGCTTTCCACATCGGTGGCGAGATTGATTTCCGAGCCGAAAAAGTACCGCTTGTTCGGATCGGCACCACGGTCGAGCAGCAGCCGGGCCACCTCGTAGTGTTTGTTGCGCAGCGCCAGCCGCAGCGGTTCGTCGCAGAGCGTGGTGCGCGGGTACGGATCGTTGGTGGGCTCGCGGTAGTCG
Proteins encoded:
- the LOC1277590 gene encoding thioredoxin domain-containing protein 11; its protein translation is MNALTSDHPSAEDCSSSNFQEAARRRPPLPPPAPSATSSSSPPPPSTLSLAVANNPTQHNHHHQHSASQLRRQQFPSAGRKAQPRQRGAASGPSASPERQQLHDDNPADSGTTAASVVTDRTPAAGNGNVAATATDPEFEQPSDNGGQLSGGHTTVDEKTRRYNRISMIIIYGREALCILALILTTYATIQNSPPKVSKAPPAVPFFAKGSLVSDWPTGALGTTQTRVSVSELSLVLYYAPWCAESQYARHAYEQVAQLYYREAHFAAINCWQPGGECRQRYTKVQSWPVLMAYQPSGLAVQYHEAWTTAALSRFVQSLMLPLHRFASPGDLMDHMTGKDAVVVAFLDVSLDSKIYQRYYQASLKWLEKDPFQEVSFGVVTGESAQLFGVEMVPSIRLYLWNETIEYEGNSPRWTPQDLNAWIQKQLHVVSLWVSPPGNIKSFTLEPYLRQGPALILFTPRPLYEDSSDAYMMLRQLSMQYYNCPGDAWILEMAREYIAEQRAANVARYDQKREHCARVLGRHPSQDGEDDDESSPGNRRNRCKDGFKSTVSVSFVNVLNTSKFVDGKPVGGGKPSSAGEYCDIAPAMDCAKHEECGAFGPEGPRKPSLMWQSRDACTGRRHNEAETVYEQEQSSTTSMIDAEHDYRGPKLLTRQSVRRQCELLQLAEAEKTNVFFTEPERQNESMDYYAAIGGLSCKGNKTLTFLSMDSNLYHALGERLGVDVLNEPNRTVAFIVDHTDESAYALRDPINLHTLSKFVHDYYNRSVQRFLRSKATTYAHTHAFNADRYVEQERGYLETHRKALAEARAKAEAESKQRKQTVEATNKQTKAGSQPEPTPTSPPPERAHTTAPTYRRVREITSSNFQRTVLESNRTVVVSFYSAQCAFCYIQAHHLLTVSHMLRHQPGLWFVRIDGELNDLPWEYTMDVFPSLIIFPRGRKADSRIFPETLQINVPNLIGFILSNLTPAERLHAYFLLCSDVNAASRTGCLVMLKRELSDGIRLSLLDWRRATDNACERDRIVRRLQLLKQAYLGTLRCLSHSCDLTQLANERKRIFQLWTEPSCSRLL
- the LOC1277591 gene encoding uncharacterized protein LOC1277591; this encodes MDTDGEYGLHQPPAFLPKQSESFVEAYRRLDEEICALESTTPGPRLMTAEAWVELLNSAKRGGVEQGVTVPPPQPPPPPLPNEVMLGNGTVPNGGVFRRPITAEKDQQAESARAELVKVREIILKLDIVSNQFKAAQQEEFVARLSRTAMDQEADHFREEMVVHARKRALTLRKDFERLKRLYAEQDQLLSTVYSGAYGTVNEQTLDSELEAARDVRDRLGGAVEQWRIAGGLLRAAAKGLHQVVDYWELLRPSKSAAETIELALDARSTCHGALMALEAAQAALPSVEIPYITVRQQSAVRHALIYLLTDMVNPARYQHTRDVFGVFSANVAKAVHWLHECYSETLKQDLDSADQVATLLAKNLREERLRHIGSRMPNRVYVRPAIG
- the LOC1277587 gene encoding putative ankyrin repeat protein RF_0381 isoform X2, which codes for MPAECAANPLQRALADAIIRMVSMDELRILLACGAKVNEQVTQGLRPLHYAVWQNNEAAVNLLIVRGADINAIDEVGYSALHLAAEHGYLQLAKTLLDAGCKVDYREPTNDPYPRTTLCDEPLRLALRNKHYEVARLLLDRGADPNKRYFFGSEINLATDVESLELLLTYGASTEARDRSGITPLMRAVRTNGNIDSVLLLLHYGADVNAMTDARNDYRTVLHYAVLSGNASLVTMLLKQGARVDIPAPLPEPDRPSPLDLAVLRGDPVLVRILLEHGANVNRSSPVIGSPLHVACADNIPNRVEIMKMLLFYGADPNIRVVGDVATNAILRPPLAELLASNEHVTPQELHLLLRYGARVILKTQYRDPDGLLNCLSNLHHESAAFRIILDAAEEFDPCMIRRNQQLTDEQRDLLVERASVPRKLKSQIRAHYRRLFGRNLGEFVPPLFIPSELKSYLLYEHSL
- the LOC1277587 gene encoding ankyrin-1 isoform X1, which encodes MNGRGRIIAMPAECAANPLQRALADAIIRMVSMDELRILLACGAKVNEQVTQGLRPLHYAVWQNNEAAVNLLIVRGADINAIDEVGYSALHLAAEHGYLQLAKTLLDAGCKVDYREPTNDPYPRTTLCDEPLRLALRNKHYEVARLLLDRGADPNKRYFFGSEINLATDVESLELLLTYGASTEARDRSGITPLMRAVRTNGNIDSVLLLLHYGADVNAMTDARNDYRTVLHYAVLSGNASLVTMLLKQGARVDIPAPLPEPDRPSPLDLAVLRGDPVLVRILLEHGANVNRSSPVIGSPLHVACADNIPNRVEIMKMLLFYGADPNIRVVGDVATNAILRPPLAELLASNEHVTPQELHLLLRYGARVILKTQYRDPDGLLNCLSNLHHESAAFRIILDAAEEFDPCMIRRNQQLTDEQRDLLVERASVPRKLKSQIRAHYRRLFGRNLGEFVPPLFIPSELKSYLLYEHSL
- the LOC4578179 gene encoding INO80 complex subunit C, whose amino-acid sequence is MEVETTKPCFKSKDLSEVNPMGKKRQWKSLKQILAHEKTLPWKESDITYSSVNAPPSLKPAKKYSDISGLIAPYTDPHSKLRYHNVEEYQTIRTFPMDLTAGYLALRGATSIV